The following proteins come from a genomic window of Heyndrickxia acidicola:
- a CDS encoding stage V sporulation protein D — protein sequence MVKRVSSVTVRKRLVAILLAGLFVFVVIDARLGYVQFVLGDMLTNKAKNSWSREIPFEPQRGEILDRNGIPIAANQSAPTVYVIPRQVKDPETTAQKLSKVLNISKETIYKHLTVKASIERIKEARKITSDKANEIRNLKLKGVYIAEDSKRYYPFGSYLSNVLGFTGIDNQGLTGLEYTYNKELEGDAGSVQFYSDAKGKRMPNMSDDYQQPTDGLDLKLTIDSKVQTIIERELDNAEKRYHPDGLIAIAMNPNTGEILGMSSRPNFDPANYQNVPQEVYNRNLPIWSTYEPGSTFKVITLAAALQEGKVNLEKDHFYDSGAVKVGGATLHCWKRGGHGSETYLQVVQNSCNPGFVALGEKLGKQTLFKYIRNFGFGQKTGIDLSGESTGILFNLNRVGPVEQATTAFGQGVSVTPIQQVAAVSAAINGGILYQPYIAQELVDPETGDVVMKKTPVAKRRVISESTSKEVRYALETVVAQGTGKNAFVEQYRIGGKTGTAQKAKNGRYLENNYVLSFIGFAPADNPQIVVYLAVDNPKNTVQFGGQVAAPIAGNIIGDSLRAMGVQPRKNQIEKEYTYPQTPMVKVPNLVGLDKSEIANEYYNLQLDVSGDGDTVVRQAPEAGVKVEEGSTIRVYMK from the coding sequence ATGGTGAAACGGGTATCCAGTGTTACCGTAAGAAAAAGGCTGGTCGCGATATTGCTTGCAGGTCTGTTCGTTTTTGTCGTAATTGATGCCCGTCTGGGATATGTTCAGTTTGTATTAGGGGATATGCTGACTAATAAGGCGAAAAACTCATGGAGCAGGGAAATTCCATTTGAACCGCAAAGAGGTGAAATATTGGATCGTAATGGAATCCCTATTGCAGCAAATCAAAGTGCTCCAACCGTTTACGTTATTCCAAGACAAGTAAAAGACCCTGAAACGACAGCTCAAAAGCTTTCTAAGGTTTTAAATATATCAAAAGAAACCATTTATAAGCACCTTACTGTAAAAGCGTCAATTGAAAGAATCAAAGAAGCCAGGAAAATTACCAGTGATAAAGCAAACGAAATTAGAAACTTAAAACTAAAGGGTGTCTATATTGCTGAGGATTCAAAGAGATATTACCCTTTTGGGAGTTATTTATCGAATGTACTTGGTTTTACGGGTATTGATAATCAAGGACTTACTGGGCTTGAATATACGTATAACAAGGAGCTGGAAGGTGATGCAGGTTCGGTTCAATTTTATTCTGATGCAAAAGGTAAAAGAATGCCCAATATGTCGGATGATTACCAGCAGCCCACTGATGGACTTGATCTAAAACTCACGATTGATTCTAAGGTTCAAACGATTATTGAGAGGGAACTTGATAACGCTGAAAAAAGATACCATCCAGACGGCCTCATTGCGATTGCTATGAATCCCAATACCGGGGAAATCCTTGGTATGTCAAGCCGCCCAAATTTTGATCCAGCAAATTATCAAAATGTTCCTCAGGAGGTCTACAACCGGAATCTTCCTATTTGGAGTACGTATGAGCCGGGTTCCACTTTTAAGGTAATTACTCTGGCTGCAGCACTTCAAGAAGGAAAAGTAAATCTGGAAAAAGATCATTTTTATGATTCTGGTGCCGTAAAAGTTGGAGGAGCCACCCTCCATTGCTGGAAGAGAGGAGGGCATGGCAGCGAGACCTATCTTCAGGTAGTGCAGAATTCTTGTAACCCGGGATTTGTTGCATTAGGAGAAAAACTTGGTAAACAAACTTTATTTAAGTACATTCGAAATTTTGGATTTGGGCAAAAAACAGGAATTGATTTATCAGGAGAATCAACGGGAATACTCTTTAACTTGAATCGAGTGGGACCTGTTGAACAGGCAACTACTGCTTTTGGCCAAGGGGTATCGGTAACGCCGATTCAGCAGGTAGCGGCTGTATCCGCAGCCATTAATGGGGGGATATTGTACCAGCCATATATAGCTCAGGAGCTGGTGGATCCGGAAACAGGAGATGTTGTGATGAAAAAAACACCTGTTGCCAAAAGAAGGGTTATCTCAGAAAGCACTTCCAAGGAAGTAAGGTATGCCCTTGAAACAGTAGTAGCGCAGGGTACCGGTAAAAATGCTTTTGTTGAGCAGTATCGAATTGGAGGGAAGACTGGTACAGCACAAAAGGCAAAGAACGGAAGATATTTGGAAAATAACTATGTATTATCATTTATAGGCTTTGCCCCTGCTGATAATCCGCAGATTGTGGTTTATCTTGCAGTTGATAATCCAAAGAATACGGTACAATTCGGCGGCCAGGTGGCAGCTCCAATAGCAGGAAATATAATTGGTGACAGCCTTAGGGCTATGGGGGTACAGCCGCGAAAAAATCAAATTGAAAAAGAGTATACCTACCCTCAAACTCCGATGGTGAAAGTGCCAAATCTTGTTGGGCTTGATAAATCAGAGATAGCAAATGAATATTATAATTTGCAGCTTGATGTAAGCGGAGATGGAGATACGGTTGTCAGACAGGCTCCGGAGGCTGGAGTGAAGGTGGAGGAAGGATCTACCATTCGGGTATATATGAAATAA
- a CDS encoding penicillin-binding protein: MKQKRPNMNKGAAVIFVFFGLLFFVLFARIFIIEITGQVDGKVLAAKAAQKYLRSNVIEASRGTIYDRNGDVLAEDVPSYTLIAILDKRMTVDPKNPKNVVDPRMTAAKLSTVINMPEDQIYNLLTKKGVFQVEFGKAGKNLSYDMMTKIEALNLPGITFMPPEAQRFYPNGSFASHVIGYAQSVEDSNGKSKLVGEMGLEKSLDNLLQGYNGRVQYEGDMWGYIIPGSKKKVEKPKNGDNVYLTLDDKIQNFIEDALDNVQQKYHPAKMIAVVADPKTGKILGMGQRPTFDPATREGLSNSWHNEAVETTFEPGSTMKIFTLSTAVQQGVFNPNEKYNSGKFYVKGVPNPIKDYNFGIGWGKITYLEGLQRSSNVAFSSLLDKIGQDTFLSYLHRFHFGQPTGIDLPNEASGQILYKYPIERYTTTFGQGTSVTAMQMVQAATAVANDGKMMKPYIIDKIVDPNTGKVKQTKPEVVGNPISAETAKTVRGYLRDVVAKKPGTGMVYDIPGYQVIGKTGTAQMPNPNGGGYLKGWSNYVFSFLGMAPENDPKLLVYVVVQQPHLDQNTLESGSTPVKMIFNPVMKSSLQYLNIKPDKMQTAAVTKIPDASGLNITDAVNMFKKAKLNPIVLGKGNTVVSQSPNEGEPLLEGEKVFIKTDGQASMPDMTGWSKRDVISVSEMLGLNLSMNGEGFAISQSVSPNSPVQEGDPLEVSFQTPDAESQSNTNKNN; encoded by the coding sequence ATGAAGCAAAAAAGACCAAATATGAACAAAGGAGCAGCCGTTATTTTTGTGTTTTTCGGTCTGCTCTTTTTTGTATTGTTTGCGAGGATTTTCATCATTGAAATCACAGGGCAGGTAGATGGAAAAGTACTGGCAGCTAAAGCAGCTCAAAAATATTTACGATCTAACGTTATTGAGGCAAGCAGGGGGACAATTTATGACCGCAATGGGGATGTACTCGCTGAGGATGTCCCGTCCTACACACTCATTGCGATTCTCGACAAAAGGATGACTGTGGATCCTAAAAACCCAAAAAATGTAGTAGATCCCCGAATGACAGCAGCGAAGCTGTCGACTGTAATCAATATGCCTGAAGATCAAATTTACAATCTTTTAACGAAAAAAGGTGTTTTTCAGGTGGAATTCGGGAAAGCAGGGAAGAATCTTTCCTATGATATGATGACTAAAATAGAAGCCCTAAATTTGCCTGGCATCACGTTTATGCCTCCTGAGGCCCAGCGCTTCTATCCGAATGGCTCCTTTGCATCTCATGTAATAGGGTATGCACAATCAGTGGAGGATAGTAATGGCAAATCTAAACTCGTGGGTGAAATGGGTCTTGAAAAAAGCCTTGACAATCTGCTCCAAGGCTATAATGGACGGGTTCAATATGAAGGAGACATGTGGGGATATATCATTCCCGGCAGTAAAAAGAAAGTGGAAAAGCCCAAAAACGGCGATAATGTCTATTTAACGCTTGACGATAAGATTCAAAACTTTATAGAAGATGCCCTGGATAACGTTCAGCAGAAATATCATCCAGCAAAAATGATTGCAGTAGTTGCTGATCCGAAAACAGGTAAAATTCTGGGGATGGGACAAAGGCCGACATTTGATCCTGCGACCCGCGAAGGATTAAGCAATTCATGGCATAATGAAGCGGTGGAAACAACCTTTGAACCAGGTTCTACTATGAAAATCTTTACACTGTCTACAGCCGTTCAACAGGGTGTATTTAATCCAAATGAAAAGTACAATTCAGGGAAATTTTATGTAAAAGGGGTCCCAAATCCTATTAAAGACTATAACTTTGGAATTGGCTGGGGAAAGATAACCTATTTAGAAGGTTTGCAAAGATCTTCAAATGTGGCATTTTCTAGTTTGCTGGACAAGATTGGCCAGGACACATTCCTTAGCTACTTGCATCGTTTTCACTTTGGCCAGCCTACAGGGATTGATTTGCCAAATGAAGCATCCGGCCAAATATTGTACAAGTATCCAATTGAACGATATACAACAACATTTGGACAGGGAACATCGGTAACAGCTATGCAAATGGTTCAGGCAGCTACTGCTGTAGCAAATGATGGGAAAATGATGAAGCCATATATCATTGACAAAATTGTTGATCCGAATACCGGCAAAGTAAAACAAACTAAGCCAGAAGTGGTTGGCAATCCAATTAGTGCAGAAACGGCCAAAACGGTGAGAGGCTACCTGAGAGACGTAGTTGCCAAAAAGCCTGGGACGGGTATGGTATATGACATTCCCGGCTATCAGGTTATCGGGAAAACCGGAACTGCCCAGATGCCGAATCCAAATGGCGGAGGCTACTTAAAAGGCTGGAGCAACTATGTATTTTCCTTTTTAGGCATGGCTCCAGAGAATGATCCAAAACTGCTTGTGTATGTTGTTGTACAGCAGCCTCACTTAGATCAAAATACACTGGAGAGCGGATCAACTCCGGTAAAAATGATTTTCAATCCGGTAATGAAAAGCAGTCTTCAGTACTTGAATATAAAACCTGATAAAATGCAAACTGCAGCGGTAACCAAGATTCCGGACGCTTCTGGCCTTAACATAACAGACGCTGTAAATATGTTTAAAAAGGCAAAGCTAAATCCAATTGTACTTGGTAAAGGAAACACTGTTGTCAGCCAGAGCCCGAATGAGGGAGAACCTTTATTAGAAGGGGAAAAAGTATTTATAAAAACAGATGGTCAAGCATCAATGCCTGATATGACAGGGTGGTCAAAACGCGATGTTATTAGTGTTTCTGAAATGCTGGGCTTAAATCTCTCAATGAATGGGGAGGGATTTGCCATTAGTCAAAGTGTCTCTCCGAATTCCCCTGTTCAAGAAGGTGATCCTTTGGAAGTAAGCTTTCAAACGCCGGATGCAGAGTCTCAGTCAAACACAAATAAAAACAATTAA
- the ftsL gene encoding cell division protein FtsL yields MSNLARKQQLQHDLEPQKHIEIQSTPLHKRARITLGEKLLAAFFAVFVCFMAVKIISAQAAIYQVNKNVQDAQTTIQNQQKVNEGLQTQVSDLSRYDRIAQKAKELGLKLNENNIKVVDKK; encoded by the coding sequence ATGAGTAACTTAGCAAGGAAACAACAGCTTCAGCACGATTTAGAACCCCAAAAACATATAGAAATTCAGTCAACCCCTCTACATAAGCGGGCACGCATAACACTTGGCGAAAAATTATTAGCAGCATTTTTTGCAGTCTTTGTTTGCTTTATGGCGGTTAAAATTATTTCCGCCCAGGCTGCCATCTATCAGGTCAATAAGAATGTACAGGACGCCCAGACAACAATACAAAACCAGCAGAAAGTGAATGAAGGTCTTCAAACACAAGTAAGTGACCTCAGCCGATACGATCGTATTGCCCAGAAAGCGAAAGAATTGGGTTTGAAATTAAATGAAAATAATATCAAGGTTGTTGACAAAAAATGA
- the rsmH gene encoding 16S rRNA (cytosine(1402)-N(4))-methyltransferase RsmH has protein sequence MFNHTTVLLKETVDGLNIRPDGIYVDCTLGGAGHSEYILSQLSAEGQLFAFDQDDTAIENAKKRLSPFEANVTFIKSNFRHIKEELENRGITSVDGVLYDLGVSSPQLDTPERGFSYHHDAPLDMRMDMQGDLSAYDVVNHWPFEQLVRIFFKYGEEKFSKQIARKIEAAREKAPIQTTGELVELIKEGIPAPARRTGGHPAKRVFQAIRIAVNDELAAFEESLKNAIDILYPAGRISVITFHSLEDRICKTIFKEASSGPDLPPGLPIIPDEYKPVLKLVNRKPIVPSEEELNLNNRSRSAKLRIAEKIKLS, from the coding sequence ATGTTTAATCATACTACTGTATTGCTCAAAGAAACGGTGGATGGACTAAATATCCGCCCGGATGGAATATATGTGGACTGTACCCTTGGAGGGGCAGGACATAGTGAATATATACTATCCCAACTATCAGCTGAAGGACAATTATTCGCGTTTGACCAGGATGATACCGCGATTGAGAATGCAAAAAAGCGGCTGTCGCCATTTGAAGCAAACGTAACATTCATTAAAAGCAATTTCCGCCATATTAAAGAGGAGCTTGAAAACAGAGGGATAACATCGGTTGATGGCGTTTTGTATGACTTAGGAGTTTCCTCTCCTCAACTGGATACACCAGAACGCGGTTTTAGCTATCACCACGATGCTCCACTGGACATGAGGATGGATATGCAGGGAGATTTAAGTGCTTATGATGTCGTGAACCACTGGCCATTTGAACAGCTTGTCCGCATCTTTTTCAAATATGGTGAAGAAAAATTCTCCAAGCAAATTGCCAGGAAAATAGAAGCGGCCCGCGAAAAAGCCCCGATTCAAACAACAGGTGAATTAGTTGAACTTATAAAGGAAGGAATTCCCGCTCCGGCAAGAAGGACAGGCGGACATCCTGCAAAAAGAGTCTTCCAGGCAATCAGAATAGCGGTAAATGATGAACTGGCCGCATTCGAGGAATCACTAAAAAATGCTATTGACATTTTATATCCGGCAGGCCGTATCAGTGTCATTACCTTTCATTCTCTGGAAGATCGTATTTGTAAGACGATCTTTAAAGAAGCGAGCAGCGGGCCTGATTTACCTCCAGGACTTCCGATAATACCTGATGAATATAAGCCTGTATTAAAGCTAGTTAATCGAAAGCCTATCGTACCAAGTGAAGAAGAACTTAATCTAAATAATCGTTCAAGATCAGCCAAGCTAAGAATAGCTGAAAAAATAAAATTAAGTTGA
- the mraZ gene encoding division/cell wall cluster transcriptional repressor MraZ: protein MFMGEYQHNIDPKGRIIIPAKFRELLGDNFVITRGLDRCLFGYPIDEWKQVEEKLKALPLTKKDARAFTRFFFSGASECELDKQGRINIPSPLVSYAQLEKECVVLGVSNRIEIWSKDLWGDYFEESEESFAEIAENMIGFDI, encoded by the coding sequence ATGTTCATGGGGGAATATCAACATAACATCGATCCGAAGGGCCGTATTATCATACCGGCCAAGTTTCGCGAACTTCTTGGTGACAATTTTGTCATCACAAGAGGTCTTGACCGATGCTTATTTGGATACCCCATAGACGAATGGAAGCAAGTTGAAGAAAAGCTAAAAGCCCTCCCGTTAACCAAAAAAGATGCCCGTGCCTTTACACGTTTCTTTTTCTCTGGGGCTTCTGAATGTGAGTTGGATAAACAGGGGAGAATTAACATTCCCTCTCCGCTTGTCAGCTATGCGCAGCTAGAAAAAGAATGTGTTGTTTTAGGAGTTTCCAATCGAATTGAGATTTGGAGCAAGGATTTATGGGGAGACTACTTTGAAGAGTCTGAGGAATCCTTTGCCGAGATTGCTGAAAATATGATTGGCTTTGATATATAG
- the bshC gene encoding bacillithiol biosynthesis cysteine-adding enzyme BshC — MELEKITIPATNRFASLYIEQMEPVKDFFHYDIKKTSVFKERYADLQERHFPRESLARCIEEYMKRYPSSEQIKASLDKLKQEDSVVVIGGQQAGLLTGPLYTIHKLISVLKLAEEQEKALQKPVVPVFWIAGEDHDFLEINHVFVEHNRLLKKFSYSEGPMEKKMVSDVIFDQNQMKKWLHKVFEPFGETRYTKQVLDFAEQAAAASKTIVDFFNFIILKLFKKYGLLVIDSADPSLRKIEKAYFEELIQKHDRITRAVLDQQEQIQAFEFPPAIELYENAVNLFYYTGKERLLLEYDSQHEAFRTKNGDYSFSKSEIIDSLNDRPEAFSNNVVTRPLMQEWLFPTLAFIAGPGEISYWGELKLAFETMGYKMPPIVPRMNISFVESSIERDIRQLGLSVQQVVLKGVQEEKIDFWNSIKDVSIEHILEDIKAHLETSYEKIEEKTTKGLSPLVKKNLSFHLGQIDFLQRKFDQSLQEKNDLSLERYDRIERSLRPQNGPQERTWNLFYYLNKYGLNFIEDLMELPYEFDGSHKLIHI, encoded by the coding sequence ATGGAACTGGAAAAGATTACAATTCCAGCAACAAACCGTTTTGCTTCCCTTTACATAGAACAAATGGAGCCTGTAAAGGATTTTTTTCATTATGACATAAAAAAAACCTCGGTTTTTAAAGAGAGATATGCGGACTTACAGGAGAGGCATTTTCCACGCGAAAGCCTTGCACGATGTATTGAAGAGTACATGAAAAGATATCCTTCTTCCGAGCAGATAAAAGCGTCATTAGATAAATTGAAGCAGGAAGATTCAGTTGTTGTTATTGGCGGACAGCAAGCAGGTTTATTGACAGGACCGCTCTATACGATACATAAATTAATTTCTGTATTAAAGCTGGCAGAGGAACAGGAGAAAGCGCTCCAGAAGCCAGTAGTCCCTGTTTTCTGGATTGCAGGGGAAGATCATGACTTTTTAGAAATAAATCATGTTTTTGTAGAGCATAACCGTTTGCTGAAAAAGTTCAGTTATTCTGAGGGGCCAATGGAAAAGAAAATGGTTTCGGATGTGATATTCGATCAAAACCAAATGAAAAAATGGCTTCATAAAGTTTTTGAACCATTCGGTGAAACACGATATACAAAGCAGGTTCTGGATTTTGCTGAGCAAGCTGCTGCTGCCTCCAAAACCATCGTTGATTTCTTTAATTTTATTATATTAAAGCTATTTAAGAAGTATGGTTTACTGGTCATTGATTCAGCAGATCCTTCGTTAAGGAAAATAGAAAAAGCATACTTTGAGGAGTTAATTCAAAAGCATGATCGTATTACACGGGCTGTATTGGATCAGCAGGAACAAATTCAAGCGTTTGAATTCCCACCTGCCATTGAATTATATGAGAATGCGGTTAATCTCTTCTATTATACTGGGAAAGAAAGACTTCTTTTGGAGTATGATTCACAGCACGAGGCTTTTAGGACAAAGAATGGAGACTATTCTTTTTCGAAGTCTGAAATTATTGACTCGTTAAATGATAGGCCTGAGGCTTTCAGCAATAATGTGGTGACTAGGCCTTTAATGCAGGAATGGCTGTTTCCTACACTTGCCTTTATTGCGGGGCCGGGTGAAATTTCCTACTGGGGTGAACTGAAGCTCGCTTTTGAAACGATGGGTTACAAGATGCCGCCCATTGTTCCGAGAATGAATATCAGTTTTGTGGAATCTTCTATTGAAAGAGATATCCGGCAGCTTGGACTATCCGTTCAGCAGGTAGTTCTAAAGGGAGTACAAGAGGAAAAGATTGATTTCTGGAACTCGATAAAGGACGTATCCATTGAACATATTCTGGAAGATATTAAAGCACATCTTGAAACCAGCTATGAAAAAATTGAGGAGAAAACCACTAAAGGCTTAAGTCCTCTAGTGAAAAAGAATCTTTCTTTCCATCTTGGCCAAATTGATTTCTTGCAAAGAAAATTTGACCAAAGCCTGCAAGAAAAGAATGATCTTTCGCTGGAAAGGTATGACAGAATTGAGCGTTCATTGCGCCCTCAAAATGGCCCTCAGGAGCGAACTTGGAATTTGTTCTACTATTTAAACAAGTATGGTCTTAACTTTATTGAGGATTTAATGGAATTGCCTTATGAATTTGACGGTAGCCATAAACTGATTCACATATAA
- a CDS encoding 2-dehydropantoate 2-reductase, which translates to MKIGVIGGGSIGLLFGAYLSRKNKVTLFTRTEGQAIDLKEKGVSVLVDGKPSFKGHIEASHDFKDLDRQDLIIITVKHYHLQDIEVNLKGLPEDIPLLFLQNGMGHLKFIDGLPQKNIFVGTVEHGALRMAPAEVSHNGIGKTNVALYKGNKKTLEELLSIEQRNFCFHFERDFNTMLVRKLLVNALINPLTAILNVPNGELIANKHYYHLYLELFNEIVPVFPGIDKNEMLNEITAICKKTAKNRSSMLKDLDHHTETEIDSILGFILEKAEALKIKLPITLAIYQMVKGKEEEKEV; encoded by the coding sequence ATGAAAATTGGTGTAATAGGTGGAGGATCAATCGGCCTGTTATTTGGTGCTTACTTAAGCAGGAAAAACAAGGTTACTTTGTTTACGAGGACTGAAGGACAAGCGATTGATTTAAAAGAGAAAGGGGTTAGCGTGTTAGTGGATGGTAAGCCTTCTTTTAAAGGTCATATAGAGGCTTCTCATGATTTTAAAGACCTTGATAGGCAGGATCTGATTATCATTACGGTGAAACACTACCACCTGCAAGATATAGAGGTGAACCTTAAGGGATTACCAGAAGATATTCCTTTACTATTTTTGCAAAATGGTATGGGGCATTTGAAATTTATTGATGGATTGCCGCAGAAAAATATATTTGTAGGAACAGTTGAACATGGTGCCCTGAGAATGGCTCCGGCTGAAGTTTCACATAACGGAATTGGAAAAACCAATGTAGCTCTTTATAAAGGGAACAAAAAAACCCTTGAAGAATTACTTTCTATAGAACAGCGGAATTTCTGCTTTCATTTTGAACGTGATTTTAACACTATGCTTGTACGGAAGCTCCTTGTCAATGCACTTATAAATCCTTTGACAGCCATATTGAATGTACCAAATGGCGAACTCATTGCCAATAAGCATTATTATCATCTTTATTTGGAGTTATTTAATGAAATAGTGCCTGTATTTCCTGGAATTGACAAGAATGAAATGCTAAACGAAATCACAGCAATTTGCAAAAAAACAGCAAAAAACAGATCTTCCATGTTAAAAGACTTGGATCACCATACGGAAACTGAAATTGACAGTATTCTTGGATTTATACTCGAGAAAGCCGAGGCATTAAAGATCAAATTGCCAATTACCCTTGCCATTTATCAGATGGTAAAAGGCAAGGAAGAAGAAAAAGAAGTGTAG